A single Montipora foliosa isolate CH-2021 chromosome 7, ASM3666993v2, whole genome shotgun sequence DNA region contains:
- the LOC138009788 gene encoding uncharacterized protein has translation MAAEFAVVLEVLLDDTYAFHFIEEEDDDLPMFSMAALIARRNLNRCHGYFEQTVPFYSIDEFQSPFRMKRTTFEILVREVVGTGVLPVRNPFGRQVIYARKQVSIFVWCIANQETTRLIADRFNVTYSSVSRVVRRVTESVLALRNQYIKWPNGTQLRETMESFRAEGGFPGLVGVIDGSLVKIRAPVENPESYICRKEYHALQLQMAYHPLQG, from the exons atggctgccgAATTTGCAGTGGTGCTTGAAGTTCTGTTGGATGATACTTACGCATTTCACTTTATCgaagaagaagatgatgacTTGCCCATGTTTTCTATGGCAGCATTAATTGCCCGGAGAAATTTGAATCGGTGTCATGGGTATTTCGAACAAACAGTACCCTTCTATTCCATTGATGAATTTCAAAGTCCCTTCCGTATGAAAAGGACCACTTTTGAAATTTTAGTGAGGGAGGTGGTCGGCACCGGAGTGCTTCCCGTCAGAAACCCATTTGGAAGGCAAGTTATATACGCACGGAAACAAGTTTCAATCTTCGTATGGTGCATTGCAAACCAGGAGACAACACGGCTAATTGCCGATCGATTTAATGTTACATATAGCAGTGTCTCGAGAGTGGTTCGACGCGTTACGGAAAGTGTACTGGCCTTAAGAAACCAATACATTAAGTGGCCAAATG GTACCCAGTTGAGAGAAACAATGGAAAGTTTCAGAGCAGAAGGGGGATTCCCAGGACTAGTGGGTGTAATAGATGGAAGCCTTGTGAAAATAAGAGCACCAGTGGAAAATCCTGAATCATACATCTGTCGGAAAGAGTATCATGCCCTTCAGCTTCAG ATGGCTTATCACCCCCTTCAGGGATAA
- the LOC138009789 gene encoding uncharacterized protein yields MIHILFCQIVNCFYTWKERFFFLIGSLIIPEGLFVGTTSSILQLVRDFNNVFSCPSYNGRCKGKLVLTACEKKGFGGAMMFIFKCCGCWTTEIDYKSSQLAQNSRRQIVSLALSLAFFISGHGYASYRKTLRRGLGLGVTSEKPFLEVIDLALPHIKDMLDEMCDDAKHQMIQLPSDQIGSWSRAVTCCDGCWLIRGHFSQNCTFVIKNYITGALLYYGHLSMRGADRICDEDLWQGTAKSAEGHLSQKLWAQAKEEGLNVAINWQDADSSSAKGFRYSFSNEQESRVMLCGGHVGRAHGKKLEDLKGMSTFTPAFIALHKSEFPSIESLKCCCAGKKHTFVATRNKPVCGCIGPGFIQNAKRNHYCALVQAGNSPEKYRETMLTLGKYHSKDIHEWEGGSCSFHPLTKCSCKNCDCDENGFYPDMKCQGQPYHSTHPLKCEFHGLAYEIECAERAKNAKSVIDPELGKGHSNMPEATFSVLAKFRAKDTNLHQKHHQASTNLGLIQANMTWLFKEKGAQYHWIIELYSWMGLPVLSGIQEICQHDNRERMKRLEYYKTDAGKKKRVKRKVNRAEEQELRKKYVKNCQIRHTYGEEEQTDLLEEEAVLLAQNAVDEGLVSGTEITSVPVPDAPESAVVTLGGKNCKWCGSTTHSRKTHKDCPHNPRNAPAI; encoded by the exons ATGATtcacattttattttgtcaaatTGTGAACTGTTTCTACACATGGAAagaacgctttttttttttaatcggcAGTTTGATCATTCCAGAGGGATTGTTTGTGGGCACAACCTCCTCCATATTACAGCTTGTCAGAGATTTCAACAACGTTTTCTCTTGCCCTTCATACAATGGGAGGTGTAAAG gcAAGCTTGTTCTGACTGCATGTGAAAAGAAGGGATTTGGAGGGGCTATGATGTTTATCTTCAAGTGTTGTGGGTGCTGGACCACAGAGATAGACTACAAGAGCAGCCAACTTGCCCAGAATTCACGGAGGCAAATAGTATCCTTGGCCCTCTCTTTAGCATTTTTCATAAGTGGGCATGGGTATGCTAGTTATAGGAAAACCCTTAGGAGAGGTTTGGGTTTGGGTGTTACCTCAGAAAAACCCTTCTTGGAAGTGATTGACCTTGCCCTTCCTCATATTAAAGATATGCTTGATGAGATGTGTGATGATGCCAAACATCAAATGATACAACTCCCATCAGATCAAATCGGTAGCTGGTCCAGAGCAGTAACATGCTGTGATGGTTGCTGGCTAATACGGGGGCATTTTAGTCAAAACTGCACCTTTGTGATAAAAAATTATATCACAGGTGCTCTTCTGTATTATGGGCACCTGTCAATGCGAGGTGCAGACAGGATTTGCGATGAAGATTTATGGCAAGGTACTGCTAAGTCAGCGGAGGGCCATCTTAGCCAGAAGCTTTGGGCTCAGGCAAAAGAAGAAGGCCTAAATGTTGCAATCAATTGGCAGGATGCCGACTCTTCGTCTGCCAAAGGGTTTCGGTATTCATTCTCTAATGAACAGGAGTCTAGAGTTATGTTATGTGGGGGGCATGTAGGTAGAGCACATGGGAAAAAATTAGAAGATTTAAAGGGAATGTCAACATTTACCCCAGCATTTATTGCCTTGCACAAATCAGAATTTCCTTCTATAGAATCATTGAAATGCTGCTGTGCTGGCAAAAAGCATACTTTTGTTGCAACAAGGAACAAACCTGTATGTGGTTGTATAGGGCCCGGATTTATTCAAAATGCCAAGCGGAATCACTACTGTGCACTAGTTCAGGCTGGTAATAGTCCTGAAAAGTACAGAGAGACCATGCTGACACTTGGCAAATACCACAGCAAGGACATTCATGAATGGGAGGGAGGGTCTTGTTCTTTTCATCCCCTGACAAAGTGCTCTTGTAAGAATTGTGATTGTGATGAAAATGGGTTTTACCCAGATATGAAATGCCAAGGACAGCCATATCACTCTACTCACCCCCTGAAATGTGAGTTTCATGGGCTTGCCTATGAGATAGAGTGTGCTGAAAGGGCAAAAAATGCAAAGAGTGTGATTGACCCAGAATTAGGGAAAGGGCACTCAAACATGCCAGAGGCCACCTTTAGTGTTTTGGCAAAATTCAGGGCCAAGGATACAAATCTACACCAAAAACATCACCAGGCCTCTACCAATCTGGGCCTTATTCAGGCAAACATGACATGGCTGTTTAAAGAAAAAGGGGCACAATACCACTGGATCATTGAGCTGTATTCTTGGATGGGCCTTCCAGTACTCAGTGGAATTCAGGAGATT TGCCAACATGACAACAGAGAGAGAATGAAACGGTTGGAATACTACAAGACGGATGCggggaaaaagaaaagagtcaagagaaaagtaaacCGAGCCGAGGAGCAAGAATTGAG AAAGAAATATGTCAAGAATTGCCAAATTAGGCACACATATGGAGAGGAAGAGCAGACTGATCTTTTGGAAGAAGAAGCAGTCCTCCTTGCACAGAATGCTGTTGATGAGGGACTGGTCAGTGGCACTGAAATAACATCAGTTCCTGTTCCTGATGCTCCTGAAAGTGCTGTAGTAACTCTTGGGGGAAAGAATTGCAAATGGTGTGGGAGTACCACACACAGTCGCAAAACGCACAAAGACTGCCCCCATAATCCTAGAAATGCTCCCGCaatataa
- the LOC138009787 gene encoding uncharacterized protein produces MPNESDAASNPVRNLGKVQKFIVGADFEAYAEQLEFFFTANGVTDSKQKNAVLLTYLPTKTYQLAKDLMAPILLREDSLTYDTIIERLQKQLKPQKSALVARYEFDNRARNAGKTVSQYVAVLKHLAMDCKFNDPMRLERLRVRLVSGIRDKRMMSELLKLKLEELTFDIAVVKCIAIEQSYKDVEALQGVKSQTQLICEPSQNIARSRNLRKKSNLQGNRVPHPLKSRVIKVATAVWEIMIIKVVHF; encoded by the coding sequence ATGCCCAATGAGTCTGACGCGGCATCGAATCCGGTTCGTAACCTTGGAAAAGTTCAGAAGTTCATAGTGGGAGCTGACTTCGAAGCTTATGCAGAACAGCTAGAATTCTTCTTCACGGCCAATGGTGTGACCGACTCAAAACAGAAAAATGCCGTCCTGTTAACTTATCTGCCCACTAAAACGTACCAACTGGCGAAAGATTTGATGGCCCCGATACTGTTAAGAGAAGACTCTCTCACGTACGACACGATCATAGAGCGTCTCCAAAAGCAATTGAAGCCCCAGAAATCAGCTTTAGTCGCCAGGTATGAGTTTGACAATCGAGCACGTAACGCTGGAAAAACGGTGAGTCAGTATGTTGCTGTCTTAAAGCATCTAGCTATGGATTGCAAGTTTAATGATCCCATGCGTTTGGAAAGGCTCAGAGTTAGATTGGTTTCGGGTATTCGAGATAAGAGAATGATGTCAGAGCTTTTGAAACTCAAACTCGAGGAACTGACTTTTGACATTGCTGTAGTGAAGTGCATCGCTATTGAGCAATCTTACAAGGATGTTGAAGCTCTTCAGGGGGTAAAAAGTCAAACCCAGTTGATTTGTGAGCCAAGTCAAAACATAGCAAGAAGCCGAAACCTAAGAAAGAAGTCAAACCTTCAGGGAAACAGGGTTCCCCATCCTCTAAAGAGCCGGGTGATCAAAGTTGCTACCGCTGTTTGGGAAATCATGATCATAAAAGTTGTCCATttctaa